A genomic region of Zea mays cultivar B73 chromosome 6, Zm-B73-REFERENCE-NAM-5.0, whole genome shotgun sequence contains the following coding sequences:
- the LOC100383478 gene encoding Phosphomethylethanolamine N-methyltransferase, whose amino-acid sequence MDTVGVPVVAVANGIGEVERKVQKSYWEEHSKCLTVESMMLDSRAADLDKEERPEILSLLPSYKGKSVLELGAGIGRFTGDLAKEAGHVLALDFIESVIKKNQSINGHHKNITFRCADVTSNDLKIEDNSVDLIFSNWLLMYLSDEEVQKLVGKMVKWLKVGGHIFFRESCFHQSGDSKRKVNPTHYREPRFYTKVFKEGHSFDQDGGSFELSLVTCKCIGAYVKNKKNQNQICWLWEKVKSTEDRDFQRFLDNVQYKTSGILRYERVFGEGFVSTGGIETTKEFVGMLDLKPGQKVLDVGCGIGGGDFYMAANYDVHVLGIDLSVNMVSFAIERAIGRKCSVEFEVADCTTKDYPENSFDVIYSRDTILHIQDKPALFRSFFKWLKPGGKVLISDYCKNPGKPSEEFAAYIKQRGYDLHDVKAYGQMLKDAGFHNVIAEDRTEQFLNVLQREIGEVEKNKDAFLADFTQEDYDDIVNGWNAKLKRSSAGEQRWGLFIATK is encoded by the exons ATGGACACCGTCGGCGTCCCCGTGGTGGCCGTTGCGAATG GGATCGGGGAGGTGGAGCGCAAGGTGCAGAAGAGCTACTGGGAGGAGCACTCCAAGTGCCTCACTGTCGAGTCCATGATGCTCGACTCCCGCGCCGCCGACCTCGACAAGGAAGAGCGACCCGAG ATCCTGTCTTTGCTTCCCTCTTACAAAGGGAAATCAGTTCTAGAACTCGGTGCTGGAATTGGACGCTTTACTGGAGATCTGGCAAAAGAAGCTGGGCACGTTCTGGCACTAGACTTTATTGAAAGTGTGATTAAGAAG AACCAAAGCATAAATGGGCATCACAAGAACATAACCTTCAGGTGTGCCGATGTGACATCTAACGACTTGAAGATTGAAGATAACTCTGTTGATCTGATATTTTCAAACTGGCTATTAATGTATCTTTCAGATGAGGAG GTCCAAAAGCTTGTGGGGAAAATGGTAAAATGGTTAAAGGTCGGAGGCCATATTTTCTTTAGAGAATCATGTTTTCACCAATCTGGAGATTCCAAAAGGAAGGTGAACCCAACACACTATCGAGAACCAAGGTTTTATACCAAG GTATTTAAAGAGGGCCATTCATTTGATCAAGATGGAGGTTCGTTTGAACTTTCTCTAGTGACCTGTAAATGCATTGGGGCTTATGTCAAAAACAAGAAGAATCAAAACCAG ATATGCTGGTTATGGGAAAAGGTAAAATCAACAGAAGACAGAGATTTTCAAAGATTCCTGGACAACGTGCAATACAAAACAAGTGGGATATTACGTTATGAGCGTGTCTTTGGTGAAGGTTTTGTGAGCACTGGTGGAATCG AGACTACAAAGGAATTTGTGGGCATGCTCGATCTTAAACCGGGCCAGAAAGTACTTGATGTCGGATGTGGAATTGGAGGCGGCGACTTTTACATGGCTGCAAACTATGATGTCCATGTTCTTGGTATTGATCTTTCGGTGAACATGGTTTCATTTGCAATTGAACGTGCCATTGGACGCAAGTGCTCTGTTGAATTCGAAGTTGCTGATTGCACCACAAAGGATTAcccagaaaatagttttgacgtcATCTACAGCCGTGACACCATCCTTCACATACAA GACAAGCCTGCTCTGTTCAGAAGCTTCTTCAAATGGCTAAAGCCCGGCGGCAAAGTCCTAATCAGCGACTACTGTAAGAATCCTGGAAAACCATCAGAAGAATTTGCTGCGTACATTAAGCAGAGAGGCTATGACCTTCACGACGTGAAGGCTTATGGACAG ATGCTGAAGGATGCTGGTTTTCATAATGTCATCGCGGAAGATCGCACTGAGCAG TTCTTGAATGTTCTACAGAGGGAGATAGGTGAAGTTGAAAAGAACAAAGACGCTTTCCTGGCAGACTTCACCCAG GAGGACTATGACGACATTGTGAATGGCTGGAACGCGAAGCTGAAACGGAGCTCTGCCGGCGAGCAGAGGTGGGGGTTGTTCATTGCCACCAAGTGA
- the LOC103631617 gene encoding uncharacterized protein — MSTPVSQLDTKFTDTQGKHGDGGKNMPTNTNVTPKATPHMDPDAPIFDATPQIKSTGGVQQVAETDLPDSGACFDQTPSEHVYVETDPATNTPQVGQASLDSEMQTVLALREYLCGLQSDTGRTIIDYGEYSATCSDIYESFADGKCLDNGFMQCFIQCVIHDAKNQQTSMSSNSLVLDVNVGSILNFEEQERHSRDPQPFDESVLHTLLDNSLPETDELDQCKAIMVPMVSRGHWTLYVVNKVKKCIHILDSNPYGPTLGGTTWKDYHFAHLGSGGRKLPWAKVIMSRLNKAIQHVRPSSCFPKFGNFTIDLCQNCPNMVAGSNDCGFYVMGYILFYQCDEGSLRSDIEAGNTSEIRSLALLKGN; from the exons ATGTCTACTCCAGTTTCTCAGCTGGATACGAAGTTTACAGACACACAG GGTAAACATGGTGACGGTGGCAAGAACATGCCGACCAATACAAACGTCACTCCTAAAGCAACACCACACATGGATCCTGACGCGCCGATATTTGATGCGACTCCGCAAATCAAG TCTACTGGCGGCGTACAACAAGTGGCAGAAACAGACTTGCCTGACAGTGGTGCATGCtttgatcagactccatctgaACAT GTTTATGTTGAAACCGATCCAGCTACAAACACTCCACAGGTTGGCCAGGCTTCTCTTGATTCGGAGATGCAAACTGTGTTAGCTCTACGCGAATATTTGTGTGGTCTGCAATCTGACACCGGCAG GACCATAATAGATTATGGTGAATATTCAGCGACATGTTCTGACATATATGAATCTTTTGCCGATGGGAAGTGTCTCGACAATGGATTCATGCAGTGTTTCATCCAATGTGTTATTCATGATGCAAAAAATCAGCAGACTTCCATGAGTTCGAACAGTTTGGTTCTTGATGTTAATGTTGGG TCAATACTCAACTTTGAGGAACAGGAACGACACAGTCGCGATCCTCAACCTTTTGATGAATCTGTACTCCACACACTTCTAGACAATTCATTGCCTGAGACAGATGAGTTGGACCAATGCAAAGCG ATCATGGTCCCCATGGTAAGCAGGGGGCATTGGACATTGTATGTTGTCAACAAGGTCAAGAAGTGCATTCATATTTTAGATTCCAACCCATATGGACCAACACTTGGTGGAACTACATGGAAGGACTATCATTTTGCACATTTGGGCTCAGGTGGCAGAAAGTTACCCTGGGCTAAGGTTATTATGAGCAGATTAAACAAAGCAATACAACATGTGCGGCCCAGTTCATGCTTTCCCAAGTTTGGTAACTTCACAATTGACTTGTGCCAAAATTGTCCTAACATGGTAGCTGGATCAAATGACTGTGGGTTTTATGTCATGGGTTACATTCTATTTTATCAATGCGACGAAGGATCTTTGCGGTCAGACATAGAAGCA GGCAACACCAGTGAGATACGGTCTCTTGcgctgctgaaagggaattag